A window of the Cystobacter fuscus genome harbors these coding sequences:
- a CDS encoding S46 family peptidase, translating into MWTYDAFPREAVKAAYGFEPSQDWLDRVRLSSVRLAGGCSASFVSPEGLVMTNHHCIRSCVEDLSSPKRDYLATGFFAREPKDELRCPKVEANQLVEMTDVTARLQGVTKGLEGAAFNTALNAEMSRIEGECATGPEWRCDVVTLFHGGRYQLYKYRRFQDVRLVFAPEFSMAAFGGDADNFNFPRYGFDAAFLRVWDTTGQPLKTDTYLPWAKEGAKEGDLVFVSGHPGGTERQSTVAELEFQRDVALPYTLLHLAEMRGMLREYAAGSPERWRTTRAKLRSVENSLKALRGRHQALAEPSLLVGKRQAEADLRAKVNATPALKATTADAWDATARALESYRPLLASYRLKEAGDGFPSELFSLARQLVRAAEELPKPNADRLREYTEGQLPGLRQQLLREAPITPELEERLLTFGFNKLRETLGADDAFVHEVLGREAPEDLARALVKGTRLFDVKERKRLFEGGAAAIAASKDPMILLARRVDGLSREVRTRYEDTVESMLKKNGELLAKARLAAYGTTGYPDATFTLRLNYGVVKGWREDTKTVAPLTTFAGAYARHTGKEPFRLPDTWLKAKGKVPDDTPLDVATTNDIIGGNSGSPLVDREGRVVGLIFDGNLPSLGGRYAYVPETNRAVGVHGEGLLRALEHVYGAGRLVKELREHQR; encoded by the coding sequence ATGTGGACCTATGATGCCTTTCCCCGGGAAGCGGTGAAGGCCGCTTACGGCTTCGAGCCCTCCCAGGACTGGCTCGACCGGGTGCGGCTGTCCTCGGTGCGGCTGGCGGGCGGATGCTCCGCGAGCTTCGTGTCGCCCGAGGGCCTGGTGATGACCAACCACCACTGCATCCGCTCGTGCGTGGAGGACCTGTCCTCGCCCAAGCGCGACTACCTCGCCACGGGGTTCTTCGCCAGGGAGCCCAAGGACGAGCTGCGCTGTCCCAAGGTGGAGGCCAACCAGCTCGTGGAGATGACGGACGTCACCGCGCGGCTCCAGGGCGTGACGAAGGGCCTGGAGGGCGCGGCCTTCAACACCGCGCTCAACGCGGAGATGTCGCGCATCGAGGGCGAGTGCGCCACCGGGCCCGAGTGGCGCTGCGACGTGGTGACGCTGTTCCACGGGGGGCGCTACCAGCTCTACAAGTACCGCCGCTTCCAGGACGTGCGCCTGGTCTTCGCGCCCGAGTTCTCCATGGCCGCCTTTGGTGGCGACGCGGACAACTTCAACTTCCCCCGCTACGGCTTCGACGCGGCCTTCCTGCGCGTATGGGACACCACGGGCCAGCCGCTGAAGACAGACACCTATCTGCCCTGGGCGAAGGAGGGAGCGAAGGAGGGCGACCTGGTCTTCGTCTCCGGCCACCCGGGCGGCACCGAGCGCCAGAGCACCGTGGCGGAGCTGGAGTTCCAGCGCGACGTGGCGTTGCCGTACACACTCCTGCACCTCGCGGAGATGCGCGGCATGCTGCGCGAGTACGCCGCGGGCTCGCCCGAGCGCTGGCGCACGACCCGGGCGAAGCTGCGCTCCGTGGAGAACAGCCTCAAGGCGTTGCGCGGCCGGCATCAGGCCCTGGCCGAGCCCTCGCTGCTCGTCGGCAAGCGTCAGGCGGAGGCGGACCTGCGCGCGAAGGTGAACGCGACGCCAGCGCTCAAGGCCACCACGGCGGACGCCTGGGACGCCACGGCGCGCGCGCTGGAGTCCTACCGGCCCCTGCTCGCGAGCTACCGGCTGAAGGAGGCGGGAGACGGCTTTCCCTCGGAGCTGTTCTCCCTGGCCCGGCAGCTCGTGCGCGCGGCGGAGGAGCTGCCCAAGCCCAACGCCGATCGGTTGCGCGAGTACACCGAGGGCCAGCTGCCCGGCCTGCGCCAGCAGCTCCTGCGCGAGGCGCCCATCACCCCGGAGTTGGAGGAGCGGCTGCTCACCTTCGGCTTCAACAAGCTGCGCGAGACGCTGGGGGCGGATGACGCCTTCGTGCACGAGGTGCTTGGCCGCGAGGCGCCGGAGGATCTGGCGCGCGCGCTGGTGAAGGGCACGCGGCTGTTCGACGTGAAGGAGCGTAAGCGGCTGTTCGAGGGTGGCGCGGCGGCGATCGCGGCGTCGAAGGATCCGATGATCCTCCTGGCGCGCCGGGTGGATGGCCTGTCTCGCGAGGTGCGCACGCGCTACGAGGACACGGTGGAGTCGATGCTCAAGAAGAATGGCGAGCTGCTCGCGAAGGCGCGGCTGGCGGCCTACGGCACCACGGGCTACCCGGATGCCACCTTCACCCTGCGCCTGAACTACGGCGTGGTGAAGGGCTGGCGGGAGGACACGAAGACCGTGGCGCCGTTGACGACGTTCGCGGGGGCCTATGCGCGTCACACGGGCAAGGAGCCCTTCCGGCTGCCGGACACGTGGCTCAAGGCCAAGGGCAAGGTGCCCGACGACACGCCGCTGGACGTGGCCACCACCAACGACATCATCGGCGGCAACTCGGGCTCCCCCCTGGTGGATCGCGAGGGCCGGGTGGTGGGACTCATCTTCGACGGCAACCTGCCATCTCTCGGTGGCCGGTATGCCTACGTGCCGGAGACCAACCGCGCGGTGGGAGTCCATGGCGAGGGCCTGCTGCGCGCGCTCGAGCACGTCTACGGAGCCGGGCGGCTCGTGAAGGAACTGCGCGAGCACCAGCGCTGA
- a CDS encoding recombinase family protein, with protein sequence MSEKVRPKHLDRPALVYIRQSTLMQVHEHQQSTERQYDLVEFAKKLGWDAARIEVIDEDLGQSGTSAAQRAGFQRLAADVSLGKVGAIFSLEVSRLARSSADWHRLMDLCALSDTLIVDEEGIYDASDFNDRLVLGMKGTMSDAEIHLMRQRLRGGILHKAKKGELAFPPPTGYVFDNGALVLDPDEQVQKAIRLLFERFRLDGSVARAVRYFTRHGLLFPSHHAHRDGHAEIQWHPLTTHRALTILRNPTYAGAYAWGRNRERCALIDGAVRCKQEKLAAPEQWQAFVKDAHPAYITWEEYTENLKRIEENATRIPGVYMRGAARSGKALLQGLVLCGRCGRRMHSSFPVASTPVYECIRTEYGEGRCWSTGARRIDDKVVETFLEAMAPPELDLSLAVLKEVERQANSLARQWKLRLERARYEAQRAERQYNAVEPENRIVARTLEARWNQKLQELAQVEQEYEEAKGKQKLELSAQDKKAILALARDLPGLWNAPTTTTVDKKRMLRLLIQDVVLSPVDAPERAVRIRILWKTGAISELQTPRPTAADSRKAPEPVIAVVRELAGKKYSDPQIAAELNRLGLKNSLGRAFTSTTVGPLRRGHAIRAGRPPGVSASPLPEQDEQGRYSMRGLISRYGVSAPMVRYWVKQGRITPVRDKKRGAFWFEMTPELQSLLAMARSRGYRPGRQPGRSGNPRLPARLPDGRYTTRGLIEKYGVSESTVRYWVKAHILTPERDLPGGFLCFRLTHAHERRIKEALARGRSARTRRQRHRSHPHSNE encoded by the coding sequence ATGAGCGAAAAGGTTCGGCCGAAGCACCTGGACAGGCCGGCGCTGGTGTACATCCGCCAATCCACCCTGATGCAGGTCCATGAGCACCAGCAGTCGACCGAGCGACAGTACGACCTGGTCGAGTTCGCCAAGAAGCTTGGTTGGGATGCCGCTCGGATAGAGGTCATTGATGAGGACCTCGGCCAGAGTGGCACCAGTGCCGCTCAGCGCGCTGGCTTCCAGCGGCTGGCCGCCGACGTCAGTCTTGGGAAGGTGGGGGCCATTTTCTCGCTGGAGGTGTCGCGCCTGGCGCGCTCCTCTGCCGACTGGCACCGACTGATGGACCTGTGTGCACTGTCGGACACGCTCATCGTCGACGAAGAGGGCATCTATGACGCCAGCGACTTCAACGACCGGCTGGTGCTCGGCATGAAGGGAACCATGAGCGACGCCGAGATTCACCTCATGCGCCAGCGGCTGCGGGGTGGCATCCTGCACAAAGCGAAGAAAGGCGAGCTGGCCTTCCCCCCACCAACAGGCTACGTCTTCGACAACGGCGCTCTCGTCCTCGACCCAGACGAACAGGTGCAAAAGGCCATACGCCTTCTGTTCGAGCGCTTCCGCCTGGATGGCAGCGTGGCCCGCGCCGTACGTTATTTCACCCGCCATGGGCTGCTCTTCCCCTCGCACCATGCCCATCGAGACGGCCACGCCGAAATCCAATGGCACCCGCTCACCACCCACCGCGCGCTGACCATTCTGCGCAATCCCACCTATGCAGGTGCCTACGCGTGGGGACGAAATCGCGAGCGGTGTGCCCTCATCGATGGAGCGGTGCGGTGCAAGCAAGAGAAGCTCGCCGCGCCCGAGCAGTGGCAGGCCTTCGTGAAAGACGCCCACCCGGCGTACATTACCTGGGAGGAGTACACGGAAAACTTGAAGCGCATCGAGGAGAATGCGACTCGCATCCCTGGAGTCTACATGCGCGGTGCGGCTCGCAGTGGCAAGGCGTTGCTGCAGGGACTCGTCCTCTGCGGCAGGTGTGGACGGAGGATGCACTCGAGCTTTCCCGTTGCCAGTACCCCAGTCTACGAGTGCATCCGGACTGAATACGGTGAAGGCCGCTGCTGGTCCACCGGCGCTCGCCGCATTGACGACAAGGTAGTTGAGACCTTTCTCGAGGCGATGGCCCCGCCCGAGTTGGACCTCTCGCTCGCCGTCCTCAAGGAGGTGGAGCGACAGGCCAACAGCCTGGCCCGGCAGTGGAAGCTGCGTCTGGAGCGGGCGCGCTACGAGGCCCAACGCGCCGAGCGCCAGTACAATGCCGTCGAGCCGGAAAACCGAATCGTCGCACGCACGCTGGAGGCGCGTTGGAACCAGAAGCTCCAGGAGCTTGCTCAGGTGGAGCAAGAGTACGAGGAGGCCAAAGGCAAGCAGAAGCTCGAGCTGTCGGCCCAGGACAAGAAGGCCATCCTCGCGTTGGCGCGAGACCTGCCAGGGCTGTGGAACGCCCCCACCACCACCACCGTGGACAAGAAGCGGATGCTTCGGCTCCTCATCCAGGATGTCGTGCTTTCGCCAGTGGACGCGCCTGAGCGAGCAGTCCGCATCCGCATTCTCTGGAAGACGGGGGCCATCAGCGAGTTGCAGACACCCCGGCCCACCGCGGCGGATTCCCGCAAGGCGCCCGAGCCAGTCATTGCTGTCGTGCGTGAATTGGCCGGCAAGAAGTACAGCGACCCGCAGATAGCGGCTGAGCTCAACCGGCTTGGCCTGAAAAACAGCCTGGGCCGTGCCTTCACGAGCACGACCGTGGGGCCGCTTCGCCGAGGACACGCAATCCGCGCGGGGCGCCCCCCTGGGGTGTCCGCCAGTCCCCTGCCCGAGCAAGATGAGCAGGGGCGCTATTCCATGCGGGGTCTGATTTCGCGCTACGGGGTATCGGCTCCGATGGTCCGCTACTGGGTGAAGCAAGGGCGTATCACACCGGTGCGCGACAAAAAGAGGGGTGCTTTCTGGTTCGAGATGACGCCCGAACTGCAATCGCTGCTGGCCATGGCGCGCAGTCGTGGCTACAGACCAGGAAGGCAGCCGGGCCGCTCTGGCAACCCGCGATTGCCAGCGCGCCTCCCAGATGGCCGTTACACCACCCGTGGGCTCATTGAGAAATACGGGGTTTCTGAAAGCACGGTGCGTTACTGGGTGAAGGCCCACATCCTCACTCCCGAGCGCGATCTGCCAGGGGGGTTTTTGTGCTTCCGGCTGACCCACGCGCACGAGCGGCGCATCAAGGAGGCTCTCGCCAGAGGACGGAGCGCACGAACTCGCAGACAACGCCACCGTAGTCACCCCCATTCCAACGAATAG